A stretch of DNA from Cyanobacteriota bacterium:
AGAGCCTAGCCTATGCCTACCTATTGGGACACCTAGACCATCCTGAAGGCTATCTAGTAATGAAACAGCACCGTGATGGTAGTAACTCCATCATCCAAGTCAGAGATTGGGCATTGCTGACTCCTGCCGCCGTACACACCTTCTGGACATTTCTGGCTAACCAACGATCGCAGTGTGACGTGGTGCGCTGGCAAAGTGCTGCCATCGATCCCTTAAGCCTAGTGTTGCCTGAGCCTTCTGCCCATGTTGATCACGCAGATTGCTGGTTGCTACGCCTGATCAATTTGCCCTTGGCCCTAGAACAGCGCGGTTATCCCCCCCACATTGAAGCAGAACTCCACCTTTCCGTATTCGATGACCTTCTATCCCCCAACAATGGCAATTTCCTGCTAATAGTCACAGGCGGCAGAGGTACTGTTTGTCCAGGTGGCAGAGGCGACCTGCAAGTGCATATCCGTGGTCTTGCCTCCCTCTACAGTAGTCTGCTTTCACCATATCAACTCCGCGCCGTTGGGCTATTAGAGGGAACCGATGCCCACCTAGCCACGGCTGCTTCCGTATTTGGTGGGGCCTCCCCTTGGCTTCCTGACTTTTTCTAAACAGCATGAACACAGGCAATGCTTCGAGCGACAGGTAAGGCCGAGCTAGTGCGAGAGACAATCGTCCATTCCTGACCCTGGATTTAGTATAGGCTGGAAATAGTTGTAATACTGACCAGTCGATTATGAGTGAGTACGATCGCCTACTACTGATGGCAGAAGATGAGCTAACACAATACAGTACCGATGCCCGCAAAATTGAGAAACTGCGGCGCAAAATAGCTCTGTCGGTGAACCGGCTAGAGCAGCAGCGCATCAAAGCACAACTACAAACCGAAATGCCCACAACTTGGTGGGGGCGATTGCTGGAAACTCAGCGACAGACTGTAGCATTGCCGTTTTGGGGAATTGCCGGGTTAGGATTACTGTTGGGCATTTCCATGGTACAGCCGCTAGACTTTATTGCCACGGTAGCTGGTGGGTTCCTCGCCATCAAAATCCAGCAGTGGGGCTGGAAGCTAGAAGCCAAGCGGTTGTTGCTAAACACCTTAAACGAGCTAGATAGTTCCACCTAAAACCATCCTTGACGCTCCAGTTCCTCAATCACCTGTAGCCCTCTGGTGTCTCCCACCCGCAGAATTGCCGCCCGAGCATCTTCCCGTACCCCCATTTCTTCATCTTCCGCAAAGGCTTCAATCAAGGCATCGATCGCCGTTGCATACACCACATTAGACGGCATCTCTCGACAGAGTTGACCCAACGCCCAGGCACAATTGCTACGTACAGCCGCCACCTTGTCACGCCGTAGAGCTTCAATCAAGGGTGGAATCGCCGCTACCACCGTTTCATAACCCAGGGTTGCCATTTGCGCGAGGGCACTAGCTGCCCACAGGCGCACAGCAGAAATATCCGTTCGCAGTGTTTCAATCAAGGGCTGTAACGCTCGACGATCGCGACAGTTGCCCAGCGCCCAAGCAACTCCCTTACGCACATATCCATTCAAATCCGTTGCCAACTGGGTAATCAATGGCTCAACGGCATCTGCACTGGGATTTTTTCCCAACGCATAGGCCACACTTACCCGCACCAAGGGACAATCATCCGTCAATAGTCGCAAAAGGTGAGGAACAACCCGCGCATCCTGAATATCGCAAAAGGCACGGGCTGCACGCATTCGTTGCTGAGGGTCAGGGGATTCCAGCCATACCAACATTTCATCAGGATCCGGCGGTGGCACATCCTCGATTGGCTCTGCTTGATCAAGCCCATTACTCAGCTCATCAACTACAGTCAAATCATCACTGCTATACATAAAGACACTCTACAGCAGTTAGGGAGTTCTGAATTGGGGTTTCTAGGTTAAGATTCCGTAGGTAACACCCAACTGCTTTAGCCATTTGCGATACATGAGGGAAACACGATCGCTGGGTAAATGAAATTCCGTTGACGAGTCCAGCGGTAGTTTCATCGGCGAGTGGGATTCCAGATTGCCCACATCCTGCAACACAATCTTGTCTTGAAATTGCACAATCTCATCATGGGTTATCTGTTGACCATAGTTTAACGCCCCACTCATCCAGGCTATGCAGGTCTCTTCATCCACAGGTGTCACCGAGTAGAGCAATGCTAAACACTCACCCGTTGGGTTCAGCTTCCGCAGATAGGCAGTCAACGGACGAAACGCCCAGTAGTCGTAGTGAACATAGTCGCCCACACCTGTGCCATAGGGATCAGGCTGCCAAACGCGCACATCCTTAGCGTAAACGCCCTCACTCGTGATCATTGCCTCATAATCATCCACTTCTGGCTTGTTTACATCCCCCAGAATGCCACCGTGCACAAAGGGAAAGTGAGCTGCATCCAAGAAGTTTTCAATTGTCCGATAGCCGTTCGATCGCACAACATAGGGACCCGTGATGTAGAACCGATAGTCGGCCTGTCCCCATTCTGGGAAGGGTGGCACATCCTGGCTAGGTTCTCCCAAACATAGAAACACTAAACCATAGCGCTCTTGGACAGCATAGGTAGGGACACAGGCTTGTTTAGGCGGCGAATAACCAGGACAGGCAGGGACACTAACACAACGCCCTGTGCCATCGTAGACTAATCCATGATAAAGACAAACCAGAGTGTTGTTCTCAACGCGCCCTGCGGATAGTCGGACACTGCGATGGGGGCAGCGATCGTCCCAACCGTGCACCTGGCCATCTTGACCACGCCATACCACAACATTGATACCTAGAAGCTGCACACCGAGCACATCACCTGGCCTTAAATCACTAGACTTAGCAACCACATGCCAGTCATTCAACAAAACGGGATCCTTGCAAGGGGTACTGTTCATAGCATTGGGAAGACTTAACCACACTCCATAGTTTAGATGCCTTAGGTATTGATAAACTGCTTGCTGGTCACGTTTTTGTATTACAAGCCCAGGAGAACTATAGCCCGCAGGTTTTTCTCAAATCACCATGACGTAACCAAGGTCTCTGTGCTATACAGAGATAAGTCCCTCGATAAGTCTTTGATCGTAAACTCTAGTCATCGGCCACATTTCGCCTGAGGTAATTATGCAATTAGTTAGAGCTGCCTCACTTCTAGTTAGTTCATTAGCGCTGGTTATTGCCAGCCTAGCGTCATCTACAGTTGCTCAAACTACGCAGCAGCCCCTAGAAGAATTTACTCGTCCACAGGAAGCAGGACGAGATCCCTTTGGCTCCAGGAATGGTGGGGCAGGGTTCTTTGACCTAATTCACCGGGCAAATTTAGGTGGCTTGAAGAATAGTGCCGAGTTTCGTCAAGAACAACGTCAGAATATTGACAATGCTGCGGCTGACTTCCGAGCACGTCAATTGGAATTACTGCGTCAACAAACCACCCAACCTGCTGCGTCTACAGGTGAACCCACTGTAGTTCCCGCCTCATCTAATTAACAGCGTGGGCTTAATCCTGCTATAATCCCCCTTCGGAGCAGTGGAGCAAGAGAAGCATCTATGGCAGAGTGGCAACAGATTCCGGGGGGAGTGACTGCTCCCAAGGGCTATCAGGCATCAGGGATTACGGCTGGACTAAAGCCATCAGGTTCTCCAGATTTGGCACTCATCGTCTCAGAGGTAGAGGCGATCGCAGCGGGTGTGTTTACCACCAACCAGGTCTGTGCCGCTCCAGTCATTTATTGCCGTCAACGGTTGCAAGCTAAAGCAAGTGCTAGGGCTATCTTGGTAAATTCTGGGCAAGCAAACGCTGCCACCGGCTCGGAAGGCTTAGCAGATGCCCAAACTAGTGCTAACTTGCTGGCACAGGCACTAGGCATTGCTGCTGAAGAAGTGCTACTGGCTTCAACAGGCGTGATTGGCAAGCGTATTCGCATGGAGCCTTTAGCAGCAGGTCTTCCTAAATTGGTAGCAGCATTATCAAGCGAAGGCTCTGACGCGGCAGCACGATCAATTATGACTACTGACCTTGTGCCTAAGACCATTGCCTTAGAGATGATGGTGGGCGATCGTCCCCTGCGCATTGGCGGCATCGCTAAAGGATCGGGCATGATTCATCCCAACATGGCAACGATGCTAGCGTTTATTACCTGCGACGCAGCCGTCTCACCATCCCTGTGGCAGCAAATGCTGAGTCGAGCAGTTAGTCGCAGCTTCAATCAAATTACGGTAGATGGAGACACCAGTACAAACGACACAGTGATCGCCTTGGCTAATGGACAATCACGTACACCTGCTATTACAGAAGCGGGTGTTGATGCAGATAGACTAGAAGCCATGCTCACAGAAGCTTGCATCTACCTAGCAACTGCGATTGCCCGCGACGGGGAAGGCGCAACCTGCTTGGTTGAAGTACAGGTGACAGGCGCAGACGATGAAGCTTCAGCAGCACGGGTAGCTCGCACGATTGCAGGTTCATCCCTAGTCAAGTCAGCTATCTTTGGGAATGATCCCAACTGGGGGCGCATTGCTGGTGCGGCTGGACGGGCTGGGGTTGTCTTCGACCAAGGAAACCTACGTATCCAGTTAGGTGAGTTTGTGATGATGGCTCAGGGGCAACCGCAGGACTACGATCGAGATGCAGCTAGTGCCTACCTTAAGCAGGCCAAAGCCGGAGACTATCTCAAAACAGATAAAGTGACGATCATTGTCAGCATTGGCAATGGGCCTGCTAGCAGCAAAGCATGGGGGTGTGACTTGAGTTATGACTACGTGAGAATTAACGCAGAATATACAACCTGACGCGGCTTTTGCTTAGCTTGGTACCAAACTCAGATGTGAAATCAACCCACGGGACAGGGTAGAATGCAGGTGCTGTAGTCTTAAACGGAGTAGACAAGGCAATGCTGAAGTTGTATGGCGGTGCTCGGAGCCGCGCTTCAATTGTTCAGTGGTATCTAGAAGAGCTAGCCATTCCCTACGAGTTTGTCATGTTAAACATGCAGGCAGGTGAACATCGACAACCCCCATTCCTAGCCATTAACCCCATGGGTAAAGTGCCTGCGATCGTCGATGGCGATTTCACCCTCTGGGAATCGGGTGCAATTCTGCTATACCTGAGTGACCAATACGAACCCAGTGCCAAATCCCCAGCACAGCGGGCAGAAATTGCTCAGTGGGTGCTGTATGCTAACGCTACCCTAGGGCCTGGTCTATTTGTAGAGACCAATCGACAGCGAGAATTGCACCAGCTTACAGCCCTAGATCAAATCTTGGCCGCCAAGCCCTATCTGCTAGGAGAGCAATTCTCTGCAGCAGATGTTGCTGTAGGTGCTGTGCTCGCCTATATGCCAATTATGCTACAGTTTGACTTCAGCCCTTACCCTAGTATTACGGCTTACTTGCAACGCTTGGCTGAGCGTCCGGCATTTCAAGCAACAATTGGTAAGCGAAGCTAAGTGAGCACTGCTTATCATATTCAGATATAGTCAGAAAACCATCCACAAAAACATCAAAAAAGGGCAGGTTTGCATCTGCCCTCTTAGCTAAAACCCATAACCAACAATAGTATGTAGATAGGTCAAG
This window harbors:
- a CDS encoding HEAT repeat domain-containing protein, with amino-acid sequence MYSSDDLTVVDELSNGLDQAEPIEDVPPPDPDEMLVWLESPDPQQRMRAARAFCDIQDARVVPHLLRLLTDDCPLVRVSVAYALGKNPSADAVEPLITQLATDLNGYVRKGVAWALGNCRDRRALQPLIETLRTDISAVRLWAASALAQMATLGYETVVAAIPPLIEALRRDKVAAVRSNCAWALGQLCREMPSNVVYATAIDALIEAFAEDEEMGVREDARAAILRVGDTRGLQVIEELERQGWF
- a CDS encoding aromatic ring-hydroxylating dioxygenase subunit alpha, translated to MNSTPCKDPVLLNDWHVVAKSSDLRPGDVLGVQLLGINVVVWRGQDGQVHGWDDRCPHRSVRLSAGRVENNTLVCLYHGLVYDGTGRCVSVPACPGYSPPKQACVPTYAVQERYGLVFLCLGEPSQDVPPFPEWGQADYRFYITGPYVVRSNGYRTIENFLDAAHFPFVHGGILGDVNKPEVDDYEAMITSEGVYAKDVRVWQPDPYGTGVGDYVHYDYWAFRPLTAYLRKLNPTGECLALLYSVTPVDEETCIAWMSGALNYGQQITHDEIVQFQDKIVLQDVGNLESHSPMKLPLDSSTEFHLPSDRVSLMYRKWLKQLGVTYGILT
- a CDS encoding sterol carrier protein domain-containing protein, producing the protein SLAYAYLLGHLDHPEGYLVMKQHRDGSNSIIQVRDWALLTPAAVHTFWTFLANQRSQCDVVRWQSAAIDPLSLVLPEPSAHVDHADCWLLRLINLPLALEQRGYPPHIEAELHLSVFDDLLSPNNGNFLLIVTGGRGTVCPGGRGDLQVHIRGLASLYSSLLSPYQLRAVGLLEGTDAHLATAASVFGGASPWLPDFF
- a CDS encoding glutathione S-transferase family protein; this encodes MLKLYGGARSRASIVQWYLEELAIPYEFVMLNMQAGEHRQPPFLAINPMGKVPAIVDGDFTLWESGAILLYLSDQYEPSAKSPAQRAEIAQWVLYANATLGPGLFVETNRQRELHQLTALDQILAAKPYLLGEQFSAADVAVGAVLAYMPIMLQFDFSPYPSITAYLQRLAERPAFQATIGKRS
- the argJ gene encoding bifunctional ornithine acetyltransferase/N-acetylglutamate synthase yields the protein MAEWQQIPGGVTAPKGYQASGITAGLKPSGSPDLALIVSEVEAIAAGVFTTNQVCAAPVIYCRQRLQAKASARAILVNSGQANAATGSEGLADAQTSANLLAQALGIAAEEVLLASTGVIGKRIRMEPLAAGLPKLVAALSSEGSDAAARSIMTTDLVPKTIALEMMVGDRPLRIGGIAKGSGMIHPNMATMLAFITCDAAVSPSLWQQMLSRAVSRSFNQITVDGDTSTNDTVIALANGQSRTPAITEAGVDADRLEAMLTEACIYLATAIARDGEGATCLVEVQVTGADDEASAARVARTIAGSSLVKSAIFGNDPNWGRIAGAAGRAGVVFDQGNLRIQLGEFVMMAQGQPQDYDRDAASAYLKQAKAGDYLKTDKVTIIVSIGNGPASSKAWGCDLSYDYVRINAEYTT